A region of the Arctopsyche grandis isolate Sample6627 chromosome 10, ASM5162203v2, whole genome shotgun sequence genome:
TTGATCTGGGCGGCATCCTGGGCGCGACTCTTTAGACGACTTATGGCCGTGTTCAATTTGCGTTTGTCGTATCCACCGTCACATATAACGTAGGGCTGAATCTCACAACGATGGAGGGCTTGGAAGAATTTCCGGAAGGTACTTTCGATAAGGGAGTAGTCACCGTTGAACGGGGAGCGATGGCGTGCTGGAGTATAACGGTATAGTTGAGCTGCCAAGCTGCTACCGTCCACTACAAGTTTGCATTCACGTAAATGACATTGTTCTCCGATTCCTGTACCCTGACTACTTCTGTTCACGAACGTCGCCAGGCCTAGtactcccatatttgaatattatgaatAGTTTTTCAACTATTTTTAGTCATGAATACAGTAGCAAAGGTGACGATTAAATGTCAAATTGACAGCTCCTTGCTGTCAATCTCACGTGCTCGACCAACTGTTGAGGTTAAATGCCTCAGTGCAGCCaacagttttaaaaatgtacaatGCGTTTGGTAGTTAATTAGTGTATTTTCTCATTATCTggagccatattaagaaaaaactgctaatttagaactacattattaattataatttagatTTTGTCACAAAGTGACTCCAAATGGATTTGaccaaataaaactttaaaatgatGACACATTATTCCTCAGTGTCCCCATGAGCAGTgctggttttagggggggggggggctgggtcgggtggTGCTcgagggcgccgctcgatgtgcaaaagcgctttaaaattaaaattaggccctacatttgtactcggcaaattctattcaaattaagctcaccgcgaatttaaaatctgatattattagcggttcggtgattactagtcaaatgtgaaccggtcacaggacaaccggtcgctctagatcggtcacactaaAACTAGTCACGAGAAAACAGGTCacacctaaaatcggtcacgagaaaactggttgacagagtttagtgtgacgggtgatcacatgtgaccgatctagagcgaccggttgtcctgtgactggttcacatatgactagtagtccgtttaccattatTAGCAACGaactcattgtattaaattttataaaacagcacaatttacaagaattatatccaaacatttgggtttctatgcttttgctgacgctgcctgaaactgtagcaaggtccCAAGGCGGGGAAAAAGGAGAATGGTAATccagttttttataatttttttcaaagggtgtttagaaaaaaattcccgagggcgccattgggtgtaggGCCAGCACTGCCCATATGCCTAAATAAGGTTTAAACATTTGAACCAAAAAAAACCGAATCAAGTTATTTCATTGAAGAATCACTTACTATATTGTTAATGAAAAATAGAATCAACACTTTTAgatggtaaacgggttacatcccaaatgtgaatcgctaccaagATAACCgtcgctacgaaaatcgctcgcgctttatgtatacatttgtgTTAAGTACGACATATAATTGATTGTACGGTTAACATGGTTTTTACAGCTGTGATACAACGATaagttttttataattaaaaatctgTTGTGGAATTACTATACACAACtatatgttaataaatacaagtacgtaatatgtatttaaaatgaaacacCGTTTATGGATAAACAAttaatttcagtttaatttatttaggccataatatttacataaatatttttaagtcttaaaaattaatgcaatataaaataaataaaaaaaaacgatacatTTACGACACTTACTTCTAATGAGAGTAAAAATataggaaaaatattttttagaaatgtagtaagcatattttaaataaccATACATTTTATAGGAAATATTTTTACCACCATTGtaaatgtaatacaatacaaactAACTTGTATCATAAAACGAATTGCTAATTTAGCAAAATGTTTATGTACCGATGAAGACTTTTCTTTTCCACCAAACTCAAAGTTTACGGATACAAATTTAGAAACAATAAAGTGACACTTCCACCAAAATTACTCACTACATGTGATTGAACttacttttttaaatgattgaatttacaaaaaaatcaaccACTATTATGCAGTTGTGTCAATTTGGTGTAAGAGCGGACTAAGCAGCTGATATTTCGTATATGCATTATAGTAAATATGCATATTGCAGATTCAgaactatatttttaaatacacattatgtatttattcgtaaatatgctgaactatttttaatatacagatGTCATGTGAACATGAATGTAAtatctaataaaaatttataaataaacactaaattgggataaataatttttttctgatatgaccctctaattttttttaatgacatcCAAACAACACATAAAACAGAGCTACAATTTAGCATTTTTTATCAATACTCaatgcatatttttaatttgaaaatctaTCTATGCTAtcgataagaaaaaaaaactattttatgaagtgaaaaaaagagaatcaccaaataaaagaaagaaaatagaCAAATAATGCTCGATAAAAAagtaaagttaaaaaaatattgctttcattaatttaatataatgtcaAAGTTTTGTATTTACATTGATAATTACGTTATTAATCattaaaactatgtatataaaatttaaatctaatttTCATCATATAACGGTGTAGCATCCCCAAATGACATAGAACGAGGCGAAGTGTTGGTATGAGGAGTGCTGCGAGCAGATCGTGGTGATCGTGTTGAGCCATTGTGACTGGACTGGCGAGAAGATCGTCCACCAGGCGATGTCAAGTGATTTCTCATATCTGAATATTGAGGAGTTCTTCGACCAACACTTCCATCATCATAGCGTGGAGTGCGATTAGTActaatgaaaaatcaaaatagattatataactacgatataattatttatataaaaatgacaaaaacaaataaaatttataagaaaataatacCTTCCCCTTGGAGTGTTCCGACCATCACTTCGAGGGGTACCACTCGTATCTTTGTTTTGAAGTTTTGCCCAAGCTTCAGCAGCCTTTTGCCAATCCATTGGATCGTTGGTATATGAAGGAGTGGGCCTGAATATAGagcattttaatattacatatcttATTGGAGATAACACTAAAGGAATAATTGAAATGAATAATAACCTATTGGAGGAATTGCCATGTTGGTGTTGATTATAATAATGATTATTATGTGTAGCTGGTGATGGTTGATGACGGCGGGGTGTTACAGCTCCGGGATGCAAGAATCCATCGTTGCTGTTGGAGTTGGGAGTAGCACGTGGTGTACCAGGTACTTGGTGAGGTGTGCTATGTGGCGTTCCGTAAGGAGTCATATATGGTGTCTGCGCAGATGGAGTATAAGgctgcaaaaatatataaagaattcTACAAACGAGacttttgtaattaaaaatagttacggtttagaataaaatacttacagtatttatatacatagctgGAGTTTGCGGATATGTAGCCACTTGAGAGAGGGAATGCAACATATGTGAAGGCATCGATTGTGCGACTCTTTGGATAGCATCTGATGTCATAcctaaaattattgataaaacaaattaaaacacaaatttaatattctaaattatataatgatattataatatgtatacatatattaaccagTGTGGGACATTAGTAGgggcaattatttttaaactgtTCTCACCTGGTGTATGAGGTTGATATGGAGTCCTGACAGATGCGCTGCTTCCACGGGGAGTTGAAGGTGTGGCTCCCGGAATAGGATCCTTAAAATGTTCCTTAAACCAACGCAATAAGCTGGAAACGGACTCGAACATTTGTTGTCTGAATCGAAATCCTTCTGGAGTCACACTGAGATACTCGTGTCTACATCGTTGAACAGGCAGGTAGGATAGCAAGAATTTGCCTGGATAActctaaaatttgataaaagtaAATTaggttgtttatttattaatgcatacatatttacatacataaaaatttgtGATTAATAAAAATTGGTAAGAGAAAATACCTTTGTAGCAGAAATAAAGTAATGAATTTTGTTTGAATTCTTCTTCTTTTCTTCTCTTAAAGCTTCTTCAGCTACATCTCTTATGCCACCAAAatctttgtaatatttaaagGATATAATATCTCTAGCATGTCCAGCCATAGGGATTACATGTCTAGCAATAATTTCATCTAAATCTTCAAATTCTTCACCACCAATCCAGAGACTGCTTCCTATAAGGAAGTGAAtggtataataatttataataaacaaaaaaatgtatttaaagagtattgattaaaaaaaaaaaatcaaaacctaAGGAGTATGCGTTTTCTTTTCCTTCTTCTCTAACATCAATATGTTGATAAATTCCATTGGTAACTTTCCATGTAACAGTTAAATGATCAGCTCCCTAAatgttgaataatatttaaGTCATTTTTATGTCGATTACACAAATGAAatcttaataaatataattcaacttTAATTACCTTGCTGCTAGGTCGGATGATAGCTTCTCCTTGATCCATATTAGCCATCATCTTTTCAGATTGggaaaatgatatattttggAAAGATGGATGAACAATGACTCTTTTGGTATATTGTTGTCTTTGCTTAATTTGTTTTGCATCAATTTCCTTTTTGTTCTCTTTATCTTCAGACTCTTGGTCATAAAAAGGATCTTTAACAGGTCTGCAAAAATAACAAGTTGATAAAAATTCTACAGTTATAGTAAAGAATATGCACTtccatacacatgtaaataagTACCTCCATTCGTGATTTTTGTCAATGAGATCAGAGCTCTTAGAAGAGCATTCAACAGAGAAACGTTCAACGTCTATTTTAATTACTCTGCAATGGATTGTTTGTCCGGAACGTACTCTTTCTGCTGGGTCGTCCACATGCTTATCAGATAAATTTTTAACATGAATATAACctgataaattattatcaagGCGAACTCGAATGCCAACTGCCTGTCCTGGACACGCACCAGCATCAAAATGATTCCACacctgataaaaaaaaaaaaacagttataaaaaattagaaaatgattttaattgcgAATATTTAGATTTGATGAGTGATTTCGTACCTCAGATAATTCAGGGAAATCATTTTTGCGACAAAATTGACATTGCCACATTCCAGTTTCATCGTTTCTCACTGGATTAGCTTGATCCAATTGTTCTCTTGGAGGCTTCCTATGAGATATACCTATAACCGTGGCCATCACCATTTTTCCTAAAAATAGTCAATTGCAATATAAATCATACAAATGAAAGAGAAAAATAACGATATTACTTTAAAAGAATGAGTGAGTACCTATGTAAAATGTTTCAGGAGTTTCTTTTGTTAAAGTATCGAAAAGTTCGCCAGGATTTGGTGGTCTGTAGGGCACCCGTAGATCTTTATAGCGGCAATTTAATTCTGCTCGGATATCATATAGTGTGATACTTTTGTTACCAAATccctgaaaaaatatttttcatgagaagaaaatttcgaattaaagaataaattaatgttttaagtaataatattttttattccagatTATTGTTAAgtatcatctacatatatatgtatttattgtcgacataaataaatataatagataatacaaaaattaaataaaataataatgagattaaaatacacataatcattaaaaatataataacctGTCGTTCGAGTTCTTCTGCAAATGCATCCAAGTCGAGATCTTTCAGTCTTTCGGGAGCATCTAAAATTTCTTCCAACGCTCCAGCAGGATTTGCATCTTCGTCTTCGTACTCCAATGCATCAACGGCCATTTTACGAGCCCATTCATACGTCTCTGGATGAACGCGCGATCCGTCAAGAACTTCTACGTAAGCTTCAGTActgtaaaatttttgaatataaattatccaataaaaatatgtcaaaTATACCATTTTTTAAAATCTGATTAAAATTACCTGTCACCCAGACTATTCGTGTCAATTTTTATGAAACCGGAACAATTAATAAACACTTTCGGTCCCATATGACACGCTGTCACCAGTTGCGTTCTATTTTCCAATCGTTGATTGGTTTGTTTCAATGTTTTAATAAGAGCTTGGCCTTTTCGTGGGCCAAGTCCACAAACAAACTGAACTAAATTTATAGTTAAGCCAGTTTGAACTGCTATATTAATGTCAACGCCTACTTCATTAGTTCGATTTACAAATTCTAGATATAAGTTTTCTATTAATTCCTCTCTTGGAATTTGATCCTGGAGGAAAACATagtcatattatatttgaatattgaaatataataatatataaattgaatttaatgctttatattatatttgtattacacACTTGTAAAGGATGATATCGAAGGCAAAGTATTTCTTCATCGACAGTACACAATTGTGAATATTCCACTAAGGGATCTTGCAAGACTCTGGCTAATGAAACAGCTTGACGTAAAATTTCTGGATATTCTCTAAAATCCGCCTGAAGAGAATGattgatgaataaataaatcaattcgaTGGTAATTCGCAAGGTCGACAAGCTGTAAAATTTTACTTACTACTCCCTTGTTGGAATTAGCATAAATTTTTGGTAGATgattatctataatttcaaCAGGAATTCGAGGAAACTGTTCATCTTCCACTAATTGAGATATGATATCGGTTAGATCTGCTTTGACCATGATAGCATCACGAGATTCTCCACCTATCACGATCGCATGTGGCttctttgtaaaaatgaagttcCGGAGTGCCGTAAGATCAGATTCCTTGAATAAAGAAATATTACTAAGTAACAGTAACACGCTATGAATAAGTTAATTTGAAAAGAAAACCAACCTTGAGATACTTTTCAGTATTGTTGTATGAGTTTTTTCTTTTTAGAAGATGTGGTAATCGAAGATGATCGGTGACATCACTGTCTGGTGCAATTATGCAACAAAATGCAGCCTGAGAAAAATCTGGAACATATGATAATCCCATGATTCTCAAGCCTTTATTGGTGTCCCAttcatcatcatcttcatctGGAAAATCAACAGAATATGGTGCGACCTATAAAATAAAGAatgcattttaattatttacaaaaatattgttatataatatattgtaaatatttgatacatatatggaaaaattaCCTTTATCCAACTGTATAATTTTCTACAGCAAGCTTTAAGTACAGATTCTCTAGCCTCGGCAAGTAAAAGTGCATGCAATTCTTTACGCAAGTCTGGTAAAACCATTCGGTTCAAAGCGAGTGAGACACATTCGGCTCGAAGTTTGTTCCAGTCTTGCACATTTTTTGCGAACTCATCCTAAAagcaataaacataaatatttaaaataaaaaaaaatacgtttgtatcatttttcatgaaaaaaaatttaaacaaacttTTTGAAATAGTTGTTTAACTTCTTCTAAATAAGAAGAAGATGTATTTCCTTCAATATTATCACTCAAGTTGACTGTGACCAACTTATCTTCGGAAGCCATAATTAATCGTAAGAATTGATCTCCAACCAGATCTCGAAccggtttatttttaataaacttcattctaaaaaacaaatttgaatgtgaaattggaaaaataaacacCTAAAAAAGAAATAGATAAAATT
Encoded here:
- the Spt6 gene encoding transcription elongation factor Spt6, producing the protein MADFLDSEAEESELDSETEVEKPERKKPKRKTVQSDDDEEDEEDDDERIREELKDLIDDAPIDESGSDGEDSDASGSPKKRKKSDDELDDRLEDEDYDLIEENLGVKVQRKKFKRLRRIQDDESDGEQQEDDGLDREVIAEQLFVGGSDDEEERRSERSHQREQQPETYDEEQTDGEYSDADDFIVDDDGRPIAEKKKKRRPIFTDASLQEGQDIFGVDFDYDEFEKYEEDEYEEEDDELDDYIEDDEDGGEAARARKAKKTKAKRPTRKSIFEIYEPSELKRGHFTDLDNEIRNTDIPERMQIREVPVSATEEGSSELDDEAEWIYRQAFTKPSISQQDGPEGRDRSRKGPQTVGKIRTALDYMRNQSLEVPFIAFYRKEYVQPELNINDLWKIYRFDAKWCQLRSRKENLLKLFDKMRNYQLDLLMVNPDAPIPDDIRIIKDDDIDRLKAIQTSEELKDVHAHFLLYYSPDIPKMQEAWRVKEKEKAKEARRIQRRIAIQAKIDDGDENVDLLEEPEEENEVIDESQTETLKQAVRGGPYSMCRKAGLDAFVKKFGLSPEQFAENLRDNYQRHEVEQDPNEPLVTAEQYVCEKFKVTTDIIHAAKYMAATQLAREPLLRSVIREVFFERCKITVIPTKRGLKEIDENHPCYTMKFIKNKPVRDLVGDQFLRLIMASEDKLVTVNLSDNIEGNTSSSYLEEVKQLFQKDEFAKNVQDWNKLRAECVSLALNRMVLPDLRKELHALLLAEARESVLKACCRKLYSWIKVAPYSVDFPDEDDDEWDTNKGLRIMGLSYVPDFSQAAFCCIIAPDSDVTDHLRLPHLLKRKNSYNNTEKYLKESDLTALRNFIFTKKPHAIVIGGESRDAIMVKADLTDIISQLVEDEQFPRIPVEIIDNHLPKIYANSNKGVADFREYPEILRQAVSLARVLQDPLVEYSQLCTVDEEILCLRYHPLQDQIPREELIENLYLEFVNRTNEVGVDINIAVQTGLTINLVQFVCGLGPRKGQALIKTLKQTNQRLENRTQLVTACHMGPKVFINCSGFIKIDTNSLGDSTEAYVEVLDGSRVHPETYEWARKMAVDALEYEDEDANPAGALEEILDAPERLKDLDLDAFAEELERQGFGNKSITLYDIRAELNCRYKDLRVPYRPPNPGELFDTLTKETPETFYIGKMVMATVIGISHRKPPREQLDQANPVRNDETGMWQCQFCRKNDFPELSEVWNHFDAGACPGQAVGIRVRLDNNLSGYIHVKNLSDKHVDDPAERVRSGQTIHCRVIKIDVERFSVECSSKSSDLIDKNHEWRPVKDPFYDQESEDKENKKEIDAKQIKQRQQYTKRVIVHPSFQNISFSQSEKMMANMDQGEAIIRPSSKGADHLTVTWKVTNGIYQHIDVREEGKENAYSLGSSLWIGGEEFEDLDEIIARHVIPMAGHARDIISFKYYKDFGGIRDVAEEALREEKKKNSNKIHYFISATKSYPGKFLLSYLPVQRCRHEYLSVTPEGFRFRQQMFESVSSLLRWFKEHFKDPIPGATPSTPRGSSASVRTPYQPHTPGMTSDAIQRVAQSMPSHMLHSLSQVATYPQTPAMYINTPYTPSAQTPYMTPYGTPHSTPHQVPGTPRATPNSNSNDGFLHPGAVTPRRHQPSPATHNNHYYNQHQHGNSSNRPTPSYTNDPMDWQKAAEAWAKLQNKDTSGTPRSDGRNTPRGSTNRTPRYDDGSVGRRTPQYSDMRNHLTSPGGRSSRQSSHNGSTRSPRSARSTPHTNTSPRSMSFGDATPLYDEN